In a single window of the Elaeis guineensis isolate ETL-2024a chromosome 6, EG11, whole genome shotgun sequence genome:
- the LOC105046748 gene encoding probable galacturonosyltransferase 6, which yields MASSSDQSFPASVSGLWRRPVNYSSMPRPPAATGGSLRPDIDLPPKPRPFFQVLAFGVILFLACLQFLPATHFRDPFDRHRRWIPFDSNRSSSSVTNSRTSAKEQSTMSTQDEEVQRIHIFSWTDCLDLRVLAVLANSTLSNSRFPEHIHFHFFVPEREDEKLTYYKLKVIFPHSSIEIIGQKEVKEKLKSMTHEGEFLWSSLHEIAPLIIPQIKSSLNKFIYISPNTIIKGDIGELYDVDLRLYAIAAAEDCSGRLGDYVNIDVLNAIQRTAAKPWVSNKFYDKNACVPDFSVLSLDATKLENNLVDAILWWTKVLNLGSERSNQINPAIALAFYDKYHKLPSAWKLSPSLPNMTDDKTKVLHFDGPAKVCSKHAHQSQGSEYGNVWQKYLPPNSNIILSH from the exons ATGGCTTCCTCCTCCGACCAGAGCTTCCCCGCCTCCGTGTCCGGCCTCTGGAGGAGGCCCGTCAACTATTCTTCGATGCCTCGCCCTCCGGCCGCCACTGGTGGATCCCTCCGACCGGACATCGACCTGCCGCCCAAGCCTCGGCCCTTTTTCCAAGTCCTCGCCTTCGGCGTCATCCTTTTCCTCGCTTGCCTCCAGTTCCTCCCCGCCACCCACTTTCGTGATCCCTTCGATCGCCATCGCAGATGGATTCCCTTCGATTCCAATCGGTCGTCATCGTCG GTTACTAATTCAAGAACTTCTGCGAAAGAACAATCAACCATGTCAACACAAGATGAGGAAGTTCAGAGGATACATATCTTTTCTTGGACAGACTGCTTGGATCTTCGAGTGCTTGCAGTGCTTGCCAACTCAACTTTGTCTAACTCAAG ATTTCCAGAGCATATTCATTTCCATTTCTTTGTACCGGAACGTGAAGATGAGAAACTGACCTATTATAAACTGAAAGTGATATTTCCCCATTCAAGCATTGAAATCATTGG GCAAAAGGAAGTGAAGGAAAAACTAAAGTCTATGACACATGAAGGGGAATTCCTTTGGTCCTCTCTTCATGAAATAGCACCTCTTATCATCCCACAAATCAAGTCTTCTTTGAACAAATTCATATACATTTCACCAAATACCATCATAAAG GGAGATATTGGGGAGCTGTATGATGTTGATTTGAGACTGTATGCTATCGCAGCTGCTGAAGACTGCAGCGGGAGGTTGGGTGATTATGTCAATATCGATGTTTTAAATGCCATTCAGAGGACAGCTGCCAAGCCTTGGGTATCTAACAAATTTTATGACAAAAATGCATGTGTACCTGACTTTAGTGTGCTTTCACTTGATGCAACAAAGCTAGAAAATAATCTAGTGGATGCCATCCTATGGTGGACTAAAGTTCTCAATCTGGGAAGTGAAAG GAGCAATCAGATCAACCCAGCTATTGCATTAGCATTCTATGATAAATATCACAAGCTTCCTTCTGCCTGGAAGCTTAGTCCTTCTTTGCCAAATATGACAGATGACAAAACTAAAGTTCTTCATTTTGATGGACCTGCAAAGGTCTGCTCAAAACATGCGCATCAGAGTCAAGGATCAGAATATGGCAATGTTTGGCAGAAATATCTTCCTCCAAATTCTAACATCATCTTGAGCCATTGA